One window of the Terriglobales bacterium genome contains the following:
- a CDS encoding YtxH domain-containing protein — protein sequence MAQDNGGNSFMWFIAGLGLGALLGVLYAPRSGEETRESLRLKAEEGRDYLITRGRQAREQAEQWAERGREAVARQKEQLAAAVEAGKQAYRESVTEGASKKSS from the coding sequence ATGGCGCAGGACAATGGCGGCAACAGCTTCATGTGGTTCATTGCAGGACTCGGATTGGGAGCCCTCCTGGGCGTTCTCTACGCTCCCCGCTCGGGCGAGGAGACCCGGGAATCGCTCCGCCTGAAAGCAGAAGAAGGACGGGATTACCTGATCACTCGCGGACGCCAGGCGCGCGAGCAGGCTGAACAGTGGGCCGAGCGCGGACGCGAAGCCGTGGCGCGGCAGAAGGAACAACTGGCCGCGGCGGTTGAGGCCGGCAAGCAGGCGTACCGCGAGAGTGTGACCGAGGGCGCGAGCAAGAAGTCCTCGTAG
- a CDS encoding CvpA family protein, whose amino-acid sequence MSSLDWLILSVVLVSVLMAAGQGLFVELFSLGGAVVGYWLAAWQHARVAAWFAPHVRSDAVADAAGFLTVFVLVMVLAGMLGRFLSGMMKETGLRWIDRLLGAVFGLVRGVVVATVVIMVLAAFVPESRVLAGSVFGPYVLKAGRMVARVAPQEVRERFLKVAGGGNREEGRGQDSNRK is encoded by the coding sequence GTGTCCAGTCTGGACTGGCTCATCCTGTCGGTTGTGCTGGTTTCAGTTCTGATGGCCGCGGGTCAGGGCTTGTTCGTCGAGCTCTTTTCCCTCGGCGGGGCCGTGGTGGGGTACTGGCTGGCCGCCTGGCAGCACGCGCGGGTGGCGGCGTGGTTCGCTCCCCACGTGAGAAGCGACGCCGTCGCGGACGCCGCCGGATTCCTCACCGTGTTCGTGCTGGTGATGGTGCTGGCCGGGATGCTGGGCCGATTTCTGAGCGGGATGATGAAGGAAACCGGCCTGCGCTGGATCGACCGTCTGCTGGGCGCCGTCTTCGGCCTGGTACGCGGCGTCGTGGTGGCCACCGTCGTGATCATGGTGCTGGCGGCATTCGTGCCCGAGTCCCGCGTGCTGGCCGGCTCGGTCTTCGGACCGTACGTCCTCAAGGCCGGACGCATGGTGGCCCGAGTGGCGCCGCAAGAAGTCCGCGAGCGCTTTCTGAAAGTCGCTGGCGGCGGGAACCGGGAAGAAGGTCGCGGCCAGGATTCGAACAGGAAGTGA
- a CDS encoding dipeptidase encodes MASPAIAYARENQQRFLSELKDLIRIPSVSTLPEHKDDVQRAARFIADEMKRIGLEHVEIIPTPQHPLVYADWLHAPGKPTVVCYGHYDVQPPDPLEEWQSPPFEPTERNGNLYARGAVDDKGQMYMHLKALEALMKTGGGKLPVNLRMIIEGEEEVGGESIADFVRKHPERLKADVALVSDTEMFAPDLPTLCVGLRGLVYTEIEAQGAMVDLHSGMYGGAAPNPLEALARIICKLKDDGGRILIPGFYAAVKAPTPEELQAWEKLPFDEEHYRKTEVGSTVLTGEAGYSVLYRTWARPTLEVHGMPGGFTSAGAKTVIPARASAKISMRLVPDQDPADIWNKYETYVRSIVPKGIQVRIKKHSAGPASVVRTDNHYIRVATEAMKEVFGKETVFIRSGGSIPIVADFEEFLKIPTVMMGFGLPDDNIHAPNEKFHIQNFYRGIESIIRFFQKLG; translated from the coding sequence ATGGCTTCTCCCGCCATTGCCTACGCCCGCGAAAACCAGCAACGTTTCCTCAGTGAACTGAAGGACCTGATCCGCATCCCCAGCGTCAGCACGCTGCCCGAGCACAAGGATGACGTGCAGCGCGCAGCGCGCTTCATCGCCGACGAGATGAAGCGCATCGGCCTGGAGCACGTCGAGATCATCCCGACTCCGCAGCATCCGCTGGTATACGCCGACTGGCTGCATGCTCCAGGCAAGCCCACCGTGGTGTGCTACGGGCACTATGACGTCCAGCCGCCCGACCCGCTGGAGGAATGGCAGTCACCGCCGTTCGAGCCCACCGAGCGCAACGGGAATCTGTATGCGCGCGGCGCGGTGGACGACAAGGGCCAGATGTACATGCATTTGAAAGCGCTGGAGGCGCTGATGAAGACCGGCGGCGGCAAACTGCCGGTCAACCTCCGCATGATCATCGAGGGTGAGGAGGAAGTAGGGGGCGAGTCCATCGCCGATTTCGTGCGCAAACATCCGGAGCGCCTGAAGGCGGATGTCGCCCTGGTCTCGGACACCGAGATGTTCGCACCCGACCTGCCCACGCTGTGCGTCGGATTGCGCGGCCTGGTCTACACGGAGATCGAAGCACAGGGCGCCATGGTCGATTTGCACTCGGGAATGTATGGCGGCGCGGCGCCCAATCCGCTGGAGGCGCTGGCGCGCATCATCTGCAAACTGAAGGATGACGGCGGGCGCATCCTCATCCCCGGATTCTACGCCGCGGTCAAGGCGCCCACGCCCGAAGAGCTGCAAGCCTGGGAAAAGCTCCCCTTTGACGAAGAGCACTATCGCAAGACGGAAGTGGGATCCACAGTGCTGACGGGGGAAGCCGGATACTCCGTGCTCTACCGCACCTGGGCGCGGCCCACGCTCGAGGTGCATGGCATGCCCGGAGGCTTTACCTCGGCCGGAGCCAAGACGGTGATCCCGGCGCGTGCCTCGGCCAAGATCTCCATGCGCCTGGTGCCCGACCAGGATCCCGCCGACATCTGGAACAAGTACGAAACGTACGTCCGCTCCATCGTCCCCAAGGGCATCCAGGTCAGGATCAAGAAACACTCGGCGGGGCCGGCGAGCGTGGTGCGCACCGACAACCACTACATCCGCGTGGCGACGGAAGCCATGAAGGAAGTGTTCGGCAAGGAAACGGTGTTTATCCGCAGCGGCGGCTCCATCCCCATCGTCGCCGACTTCGAAGAGTTCCTGAAGATTCCCACCGTTATGATGGGCTTCGGACTCCCTGACGACAACATCCACGCCCCCAACGAGAAGTTCCATATCCAGAACTTCTACCGGGGCATCGAGAGCATCATTCGCTTCTTCCAGAAGCTGGGATAG
- the smc gene encoding chromosome segregation protein SMC: protein MLKLKKLQILGFKSFCDRTEMKFDGEGVTAIVGPNGCGKSNIADAISWVLGEQSAKTLRGSRMEDVIFAGTRDRKPNGMAEVSLTLIDPEVYEGPLTDLAAEVEVEVRDELPCDDWDEAALRARAAEETETFTRQLQPGQAREEDDPEVGADLDGSAPPEVVLKVRRRRLKKLETRAGQIVVTRRLFRSGDSEYLINGKLARLRDIQDIFLGTGLGPESYAIIEQGRIGQILSSKPHDRRAILEEAAGITKFKTKKRLAEARLEQAQQNLARVNDIFEEVTRQMNSLKRQASKAERYVRLREEMRARLRVVLASKLAQFAQETAARGAELETIAAEMNATAAVVDRLENEHTALTERSYAVDRETAQARERAGAIALEIDRALAQQSHNRERCADLEQRAVQAEAELAPTMANLAALETERDSNRAILESAEDHALAAQQEAAACQQEALAAAAALADLEQLQEQRRARTLETIAAASEVRNQMAQASEHRAALERELGRLEQDLAITRTDLDAFAARRGQLALEFESAGARVAALTLKADESRRRLEELRAAEIGTKSRLDGLRAEFAAATGRRSSLEAVINEHTYSTESVKRLMRSGGTSDFRPVGVLADFLEVDDAHERVVEDFLRDELNYIVVKSWDAADEGLRLLRSDVDGRATFLVHPDDAQARFSFAVDEATRPAPPRGSIVPLTRCIRVLNGFGNSLEVILPKLRDGYIAPDPAAARSLALENPNAFFLSPAGECFHNVTVTGGKPSAQGPLTLKRELRELERQLRHMEKEIAQEERRLAELTREAASLASLLDRLEEERREAERQALTSGHTLQQVDSEVARLTERRATYEAERNRCLSEISGVATQLAARSKELETAEARRSLLERQLAEAQTQLESLKAARDRSAQAAGEMAVRVAGLEERRVAAAASVGRIEALVAEMATRVEGLRAQIASGLAERRQREAENVELAARVQALEAEREELAAREAVWRTEAEQSRARLLAIDQELRAARHTLDAARDRRGEVSALLAKLNSDTEHLAETCLNELGVSAADLRADTALVRLSGEALAAEDAAHRELRARLEAMGPVNMMALDEYKETAERHAFLESQRKDLLESIANTQNTIREIDEFSRQRFQEAFERINENFQMTFRKLFGGGQGFMRLTDEENAAESGIDIVAQPPGKRLQNVLLLSGGEKALTAFALLVGIFQYQPSPFCVLDEVDAPLDEANVGRFTELVREMSAQTQFVIITHNKRTMDMAPTMYGVTMQEPGVSKLVSVKFGDHLVHSRTA from the coding sequence TTGCTGAAACTGAAGAAGCTGCAGATTCTCGGCTTCAAGTCCTTTTGCGACCGCACGGAGATGAAGTTCGACGGCGAGGGCGTCACCGCCATCGTCGGGCCGAACGGCTGCGGCAAGTCCAACATCGCGGACGCCATCTCCTGGGTGCTGGGCGAGCAGTCCGCCAAGACGCTGCGTGGCTCGCGCATGGAGGATGTGATCTTCGCCGGCACGCGCGACCGCAAACCCAACGGCATGGCCGAGGTCTCGCTCACCCTGATCGATCCCGAGGTGTACGAAGGCCCGCTGACGGATCTGGCCGCCGAAGTCGAAGTGGAAGTGCGCGATGAGCTGCCTTGCGACGACTGGGACGAAGCCGCGCTGCGCGCCCGCGCTGCCGAAGAGACCGAGACCTTCACGCGCCAACTGCAACCCGGTCAAGCCCGGGAAGAAGACGACCCCGAAGTGGGCGCGGACCTTGACGGCAGCGCTCCGCCGGAGGTCGTGCTCAAGGTGCGCCGCCGTCGCCTGAAGAAGCTGGAAACGCGCGCCGGACAGATCGTAGTGACACGCCGCCTGTTTCGTTCCGGCGATAGCGAATACCTCATCAACGGCAAGTTGGCGCGGCTGCGCGATATCCAGGACATCTTCCTCGGAACCGGCCTGGGCCCCGAGTCCTACGCCATCATTGAACAAGGACGCATCGGGCAGATCCTCAGCAGCAAGCCGCACGACCGGCGCGCCATCCTGGAAGAAGCGGCCGGCATCACCAAGTTCAAGACCAAGAAGCGGCTGGCTGAGGCCCGGCTGGAGCAGGCGCAGCAAAACCTGGCCCGGGTGAATGACATCTTCGAAGAAGTCACGCGCCAGATGAACTCGCTGAAGCGGCAGGCCTCGAAGGCCGAGCGCTACGTGCGGCTGCGCGAGGAGATGCGCGCTCGCCTGCGTGTGGTGCTGGCCAGCAAGCTGGCGCAGTTTGCGCAGGAGACGGCCGCCCGCGGCGCAGAGCTGGAAACCATCGCGGCCGAGATGAATGCCACCGCAGCGGTGGTCGACCGGCTCGAGAATGAACACACCGCGCTCACCGAGCGCAGCTACGCCGTGGATCGGGAAACGGCGCAAGCGCGCGAACGAGCCGGCGCCATCGCTCTGGAGATCGACCGCGCCCTGGCCCAGCAGAGTCACAACCGTGAACGCTGTGCCGACCTCGAGCAACGGGCCGTCCAGGCGGAAGCGGAGCTCGCTCCGACCATGGCCAACCTGGCTGCGCTCGAAACGGAGCGCGACTCCAACCGCGCCATCCTCGAGTCCGCCGAAGACCATGCGCTGGCGGCCCAGCAGGAAGCCGCCGCCTGCCAGCAGGAGGCGCTGGCCGCCGCCGCCGCTCTCGCCGATTTGGAGCAGTTGCAGGAACAGCGTCGCGCGCGGACGTTGGAGACGATTGCCGCTGCGTCAGAAGTGCGCAACCAGATGGCCCAGGCCTCCGAGCACCGAGCGGCGCTGGAGCGCGAGCTGGGCCGTCTGGAACAGGACCTTGCCATCACCCGTACCGATCTGGACGCCTTCGCGGCACGCCGTGGCCAACTGGCCCTGGAGTTCGAGTCGGCGGGCGCGCGGGTGGCGGCCCTCACTCTCAAAGCCGACGAGTCCCGGCGCCGTCTGGAAGAACTGCGGGCCGCTGAAATTGGGACCAAGTCGCGTCTGGACGGGCTGCGAGCGGAATTCGCTGCCGCCACGGGTCGCCGTTCGTCGCTTGAGGCCGTCATCAACGAACACACCTACTCCACCGAGTCGGTAAAACGTCTGATGCGCTCCGGCGGCACCAGCGACTTCCGGCCGGTGGGCGTCCTGGCCGATTTCCTCGAGGTGGACGATGCCCATGAACGCGTGGTGGAAGACTTTCTGCGCGATGAACTGAACTACATCGTGGTCAAGTCCTGGGACGCCGCCGATGAGGGTTTGCGCCTGCTGCGCAGCGACGTCGACGGCCGCGCCACTTTCCTGGTGCATCCGGATGACGCCCAGGCGCGCTTCTCCTTCGCGGTGGACGAAGCCACGCGGCCCGCCCCGCCACGGGGCTCCATCGTTCCCCTCACCCGTTGCATCCGCGTGCTGAACGGCTTCGGCAACTCGCTCGAAGTCATTCTGCCCAAGCTCCGCGACGGCTATATCGCGCCCGACCCTGCTGCGGCCCGCAGCCTGGCGCTGGAGAACCCCAACGCCTTCTTCCTTTCTCCGGCCGGCGAGTGCTTCCACAACGTCACCGTCACCGGCGGGAAACCCTCCGCCCAGGGTCCCCTCACTCTCAAGCGTGAATTGCGGGAACTGGAACGGCAGTTGCGCCACATGGAAAAAGAGATCGCGCAGGAGGAACGGCGGCTGGCCGAACTCACTCGCGAAGCCGCGTCGCTCGCTTCCCTGCTCGATCGACTGGAAGAGGAGCGGCGCGAAGCCGAACGTCAGGCGCTGACCTCCGGTCACACGCTGCAGCAGGTGGACTCCGAAGTCGCCCGGCTGACCGAACGACGAGCCACCTACGAAGCCGAGCGGAATCGCTGCCTGAGCGAAATCTCGGGGGTCGCAACGCAACTGGCCGCCCGGTCTAAGGAGCTGGAGACGGCGGAAGCCCGGCGCAGCCTCCTGGAGCGGCAACTGGCCGAGGCTCAGACGCAACTGGAGTCCCTGAAGGCGGCCCGCGACCGCTCCGCCCAGGCAGCGGGTGAAATGGCGGTGCGCGTCGCCGGACTCGAGGAGCGCCGCGTGGCAGCGGCCGCATCCGTCGGCCGCATCGAGGCTCTGGTTGCCGAGATGGCAACCCGCGTCGAGGGCCTCAGGGCGCAGATCGCCTCTGGTCTTGCGGAGCGCAGGCAACGCGAAGCCGAAAACGTCGAACTGGCGGCGCGCGTCCAGGCGCTCGAAGCGGAGCGGGAGGAACTCGCGGCGCGCGAAGCTGTCTGGCGCACCGAAGCCGAGCAATCACGGGCACGGCTGCTGGCCATCGACCAGGAGCTGCGTGCCGCCCGCCACACCCTGGACGCCGCCCGCGACCGCCGCGGCGAAGTGTCCGCCCTGCTGGCCAAGCTGAATTCCGACACCGAACATCTGGCGGAAACCTGCCTCAATGAACTGGGCGTCAGCGCCGCTGACCTCCGCGCCGATACCGCTCTCGTCCGCCTGAGCGGCGAAGCGCTGGCTGCCGAAGACGCCGCCCACCGTGAGCTCCGCGCCCGCCTGGAGGCCATGGGCCCGGTCAACATGATGGCGTTGGATGAATACAAGGAGACCGCCGAGCGCCACGCCTTCCTGGAGTCGCAGCGCAAAGACCTGCTGGAATCGATTGCGAACACGCAGAACACCATCCGCGAGATCGACGAATTCTCACGCCAGCGGTTCCAGGAGGCTTTCGAACGCATTAACGAGAACTTCCAGATGACCTTCCGCAAGCTTTTCGGCGGGGGGCAGGGCTTCATGCGGCTGACGGACGAGGAGAACGCCGCCGAGAGCGGCATCGACATCGTCGCCCAGCCGCCCGGCAAGCGCCTGCAGAACGTGCTCCTGCTCTCCGGCGGCGAGAAGGCGCTCACCGCCTTCGCGCTGCTGGTGGGCATCTTCCAGTATCAGCCCAGCCCGTTCTGCGTGCTCGATGAAGTGGATGCGCCGCTGGATGAAGCCAACGTGGGACGCTTCACCGAACTGGTGCGCGAGATGAGCGCGCAGACCCAGTTCGTCATCATCACCCACAACAAGCGGACCATGGACATGGCGCCGACCATGTACGGCGTCACCATGCAGGAGCCGGGCGTCTCGAAACTGGTCTCGGTGAAATTCGGGGACCACCTGGTCCACTCCCGCACGGCCTGA
- a CDS encoding SDR family NAD(P)-dependent oxidoreductase has translation MATDMANAKPLGEQVTIVTGGGRGIGAAIARRLAAMGATAVICGRSRASLEATAAAIHAAGGRALAVECDVTWRQSVESLAARVEAEFGRADVLVNNAGVGGFGQPLHELHPEEWDRILETNLRGVYLTIRAFAPLMIRARRGHIINISSLAAKNPLPGGAAYAASKWGLNGLSISVAEELRAYGIRVALICPGSTHTELGPHAGKDPARLLQPEDIAHVVAMMVTQSPQAFTSEVLIRPTQKP, from the coding sequence ATGGCCACGGACATGGCGAACGCGAAACCACTGGGGGAGCAGGTGACGATCGTAACCGGAGGTGGCCGGGGCATCGGCGCCGCCATTGCCCGCCGCCTGGCAGCTATGGGAGCGACGGCCGTGATTTGCGGGCGGTCGCGGGCATCCCTGGAGGCTACCGCGGCGGCCATCCACGCGGCTGGCGGCCGCGCCCTGGCCGTGGAGTGCGATGTCACCTGGCGGCAGTCCGTCGAGTCGCTGGCTGCTCGCGTCGAAGCTGAATTCGGCCGGGCTGACGTCCTGGTGAACAACGCCGGAGTCGGGGGTTTCGGCCAACCGTTGCACGAGTTGCATCCCGAGGAATGGGACCGTATTCTGGAGACCAACCTGCGGGGCGTCTACCTCACCATCCGGGCCTTCGCCCCGCTGATGATCCGCGCCCGCCGCGGTCACATCATCAACATTTCCTCGCTGGCCGCCAAGAACCCGCTCCCCGGAGGCGCCGCTTATGCCGCCTCCAAATGGGGCCTGAACGGGCTCAGCATCTCCGTGGCCGAGGAACTCCGCGCATACGGAATCCGCGTGGCCCTGATCTGCCCCGGCTCCACCCACACCGAGCTCGGCCCGCACGCCGGCAAGGATCCTGCCCGGCTGCTGCAGCCGGAAGACATCGCCCACGTGGTGGCCATGATGGTGACGCAGTCGCCGCAGGCCTTCACCAGCGAGGTCCTCATCCGGCCGACCCAGAAGCCGTGA
- a CDS encoding phosphoribosylaminoimidazolesuccinocarboxamide synthase, with the protein MSTDFPGLPLHASGKVRDLYRLNGTLLFVATDRISAFDYVLASGIPHKGKVLTQLSLFWFEFLKDLVPSHLITAQVKDYPAAVQPWAEQLRGRSMLVREADMVPIECVARGYVSGSAWKEYTQSGSVCGIKLRDGLRESDKLPEPIFTPAIKATSGHDENIPFAEMVKRAGPELSETLRDLTLRIYRKAADYAAERGILIADTKFEFGRTPAGLVLADEVLTPDSSRFWPADKYRPGGPQESFDKQYVRDYLESIRWNKQPPAPALPADVAQKTSEKYQEAYRRLTGRELEV; encoded by the coding sequence TTGAGCACCGACTTTCCGGGATTGCCGCTGCATGCCAGCGGCAAGGTGCGCGACCTGTACCGCCTCAACGGTACGCTGCTGTTCGTCGCCACCGACCGCATTTCCGCGTTCGATTACGTGCTGGCCAGCGGCATTCCCCACAAGGGCAAAGTACTGACCCAGCTTTCCCTCTTCTGGTTCGAGTTTCTGAAGGACCTCGTGCCCAGCCACCTGATCACGGCCCAGGTGAAGGACTATCCCGCCGCCGTGCAGCCCTGGGCGGAGCAATTGCGCGGCCGCTCCATGCTGGTCCGCGAGGCCGACATGGTGCCCATCGAGTGCGTGGCGCGCGGCTATGTCTCCGGCTCGGCCTGGAAGGAATACACGCAGAGTGGCTCGGTCTGCGGCATCAAGCTGCGTGACGGCTTGCGTGAATCCGACAAGCTTCCGGAGCCCATCTTCACCCCGGCCATCAAGGCCACCAGCGGACACGACGAGAACATTCCGTTCGCTGAAATGGTGAAGCGCGCCGGGCCGGAACTCAGTGAAACCCTGCGCGACTTGACCCTGCGCATCTACCGCAAGGCGGCCGACTACGCCGCCGAACGCGGCATTCTCATTGCCGACACCAAGTTCGAGTTCGGGCGCACGCCCGCCGGGCTGGTGCTGGCGGATGAAGTATTGACGCCGGATTCCTCCCGGTTCTGGCCCGCGGACAAGTATCGCCCGGGCGGCCCGCAGGAATCGTTTGACAAGCAGTATGTTCGGGATTACCTGGAGTCCATTCGCTGGAACAAGCAGCCGCCGGCGCCGGCGTTGCCCGCCGATGTGGCGCAAAAGACCAGCGAAAAGTATCAGGAGGCCTATCGCCGACTGACCGGCCGCGAGCTGGAGGTGTAG
- the mnmA gene encoding tRNA 2-thiouridine(34) synthase MnmA — protein MAASTIAVAMSGGVDSSTVAALLRSEGHSVVGLTMQLWDQRRLAGYPGMPEAVHGRCCSIDDVHDARRVAEELGIPHYVVNQQARFERDVVRPFVNEYLAGRTPIPCSLCNNHLKFDQLLIVARQIGAELLATGHYARVEFDSAGGRWLLRRGADETRDQSYFLFGLTQEQLSRTRFPLGSLRKTEVRELARRHGLAAADKPDSQEICFVPGGDYKRFLEAYLEEQGEPLPDSSGELVTSDGTVVGHHAGVHQFTVGQRRGLGVANGSPLYVLSIDRRTRCVTVGDESKLYSRTLRARDVNWIAMARPAGPLNAAVKIRHRHEPARARIEPVGEGEVLVTFDEPQRAITPGQAAVFYDDDIVIGGGWIA, from the coding sequence ATGGCTGCATCCACCATCGCCGTCGCCATGTCGGGCGGAGTCGACTCCTCGACCGTCGCAGCCTTGCTCCGCTCCGAGGGACACTCCGTCGTCGGGCTGACCATGCAGTTGTGGGACCAGCGCCGGCTGGCCGGATATCCCGGAATGCCGGAAGCTGTGCACGGGCGCTGCTGCTCCATCGACGACGTGCATGACGCGCGTCGTGTCGCCGAGGAGCTGGGGATCCCGCACTACGTTGTGAACCAGCAGGCGCGCTTCGAGCGCGATGTCGTCCGGCCCTTCGTCAACGAGTATCTGGCCGGACGCACGCCCATTCCGTGCAGTCTGTGCAACAACCACCTGAAGTTCGACCAGTTGCTGATCGTTGCGCGGCAGATCGGCGCCGAGCTACTGGCCACCGGCCACTACGCCCGCGTCGAGTTCGATTCCGCCGGCGGCCGCTGGTTGTTGCGTCGCGGCGCGGACGAAACCCGCGACCAGAGTTACTTCCTCTTCGGTCTCACCCAGGAGCAGTTGAGCCGCACGCGCTTCCCCTTGGGCAGCCTGCGCAAGACTGAAGTCCGCGAGCTCGCGCGGCGTCACGGCCTGGCCGCCGCTGATAAGCCGGATTCCCAGGAGATCTGCTTCGTTCCCGGCGGTGACTACAAGCGGTTCCTCGAGGCCTATCTCGAGGAGCAGGGAGAGCCCCTGCCGGATTCATCCGGCGAGCTGGTAACGTCGGACGGAACCGTGGTGGGGCACCACGCCGGTGTCCACCAGTTCACCGTCGGCCAGCGCAGGGGCCTGGGTGTGGCCAACGGCTCGCCGCTCTACGTGCTGTCCATCGACCGGCGGACCCGTTGCGTCACCGTGGGCGATGAGTCCAAGCTCTACTCGCGCACATTGCGCGCCCGCGACGTGAACTGGATCGCCATGGCGAGGCCTGCCGGTCCGCTGAACGCCGCGGTGAAGATCCGCCACCGGCACGAGCCTGCTCGCGCCCGCATCGAGCCGGTCGGCGAAGGCGAAGTCCTGGTGACCTTCGACGAGCCGCAGCGCGCCATTACTCCCGGCCAGGCCGCCGTGTTCTACGACGACGATATCGTCATCGGCGGTGGCTGGATCGCCTGA
- the thiO gene encoding glycine oxidase ThiO, with the protein MRHADVVVLGAGVIGLSLARELHKQGAAVRVVERGRPGHESSYAAAGMLAVSEPAATSALQALKRASDVLYAEFVHEIEDESGMRVDLRRDGTLFFGGADELAALDVAAPLVPLAVREIHELEPRLEPPELQAVQLPDRSVDPRALVAALTAAVRHRGVALSTGAPATGIWTEQGRIAGVTFAQTRFPAAAVVNCCGAWAGQLGPHRFPTRPVKGQMLAVAMRDRRWLGHIVRTPEVYLVPRSDGRLLIGATVEEAGFDKRVEPATIQRLRDTAVRLLPALRDVRILEAWAGLRPGTPDRLPILGETATPGYFVATGHFRDGILLAPATAQVMAEMLTGKTPSFDLGSFSPRRFEG; encoded by the coding sequence ATGCGGCATGCCGACGTGGTCGTGCTGGGCGCGGGCGTGATCGGCCTCTCCCTTGCTCGCGAGCTGCACAAGCAAGGCGCAGCCGTGCGTGTCGTCGAGCGCGGCAGGCCGGGCCACGAATCCTCCTACGCGGCCGCCGGCATGCTGGCCGTCAGCGAACCGGCCGCGACTTCTGCACTCCAGGCGCTCAAAAGGGCCAGCGATGTGCTGTACGCCGAGTTCGTCCACGAAATCGAGGACGAGTCGGGCATGCGCGTCGACCTGCGCCGCGACGGTACGCTGTTCTTCGGCGGCGCCGATGAGCTCGCAGCCCTGGATGTTGCGGCACCCCTCGTGCCGCTGGCCGTGCGCGAGATTCACGAGCTGGAACCGCGCCTCGAGCCGCCGGAGTTGCAGGCGGTGCAACTGCCAGACCGCAGCGTCGATCCGCGCGCCCTCGTTGCCGCGCTCACCGCGGCCGTGAGGCATCGCGGCGTGGCGCTCTCCACCGGCGCGCCCGCGACCGGGATATGGACGGAACAGGGCCGGATCGCCGGGGTCACCTTTGCGCAGACCCGCTTCCCCGCCGCCGCGGTGGTGAATTGCTGCGGCGCGTGGGCCGGCCAGCTCGGACCCCATCGCTTTCCCACGCGTCCGGTGAAGGGACAGATGCTCGCTGTGGCCATGCGCGACCGGCGCTGGCTTGGCCATATCGTGCGCACGCCGGAGGTCTATCTGGTGCCGCGCAGCGACGGTCGCCTTCTGATCGGCGCCACGGTGGAAGAAGCCGGTTTCGACAAGCGCGTGGAACCGGCGACTATCCAGCGCCTGCGTGACACGGCCGTTCGACTGCTTCCCGCGCTGCGCGACGTGCGCATCCTGGAAGCGTGGGCCGGCCTGCGACCAGGGACTCCGGATCGGCTTCCCATCCTGGGCGAGACCGCCACGCCCGGCTACTTCGTCGCCACGGGACATTTCCGCGACGGCATCCTGCTGGCGCCGGCCACGGCCCAGGTCATGGCGGAAATGCTGACGGGCAAGACTCCTTCCTTCGACCTGGGGTCGTTCTCCCCTCGGCGTTTTGAGGGTTAG
- a CDS encoding helix-turn-helix domain-containing protein, with protein MKDQLEALVSQMYHSGIFYSEAVREFKKRFILTVLMENQGNQCRAARQLGMHRNTLARTIQELKLDIRALRNGVRRPPRSARPAPIERKAAR; from the coding sequence GTGAAAGACCAACTCGAAGCTCTGGTTTCGCAGATGTACCACAGCGGGATCTTTTATTCGGAAGCCGTGCGTGAGTTCAAGAAGCGCTTCATCCTTACCGTCCTCATGGAGAACCAGGGGAATCAGTGCCGGGCGGCCCGCCAGTTGGGCATGCACCGCAACACGCTGGCCCGCACCATCCAGGAATTGAAGCTGGACATTCGCGCTCTGCGCAACGGCGTCCGCCGCCCTCCGCGCAGCGCCCGGCCGGCTCCTATCGAACGCAAGGCGGCTCGCTAG